In Ciconia boyciana chromosome 12, ASM3463844v1, whole genome shotgun sequence, a genomic segment contains:
- the LONRF3 gene encoding LON peptidase N-terminal domain and RING finger protein 3 isoform X1, translating into MGSHLPPPQQQRPEPQLVLQLAAGALQAQNLELSGGGLGPEWQVLLGRADALAYGGRLHEALPLYQLASRHQQLRAEQLEKLVECLAQSVRIKEGLPAAGSGPPQPREWDVFRCRKCQGFLFEPVSLPCGHTFCKKCLERDRAAESRCVLCKEEGSAAAGQLLRVNVILSNLLAKWFPCQVKASQLRHEGNLLYKEKKLQAALQKYNEAVSLAPNDHLLYSNRSQINSTLKACEDALHDAETACRLQPYWLKGHLRKGQALANLGKTEEALREFLFCLALDAGNKTAKSEAQKLLLSLFSLIPGNAQEHLPDILQLLSHHSRLKGNLLNSVGSGGTSHNLQRLLKVNVEQKKGFPIQEEPNVTTSGSLRKSVQITESKKDCSEEENKLTSMPESAFLISEKCSLLKRKCCSEEMRNAEVPCKLMKKDTVDTKGNSTGQHIPFEFVDPSDLDCSLCMRLFYEPVTTPCGHTFCLKCLERCLDHNPKCPLCKEGLSECLAMRKYCKTVLMEELIARYLPEELTERRKIYEEEIAELSNLNKNVPIFVCTMAYPTVPCPLHIFEPCYRLMIRRCMETGTKQFGMCISDPVKGFADYGCILEIRNVEFFADGRSVVDSIGKRRFKVIQHSQRDGYNTADIEYIEDQKVQGQEYAALLVLHDSVYDQAYMWFNSLKQALKSRILSHFGPMPAKDPDPQANPNGPAWCWWVLAVLPLENRAQLPFLAMKSLKDRLNGIRRVLTFMSRTRSR; encoded by the exons atgggcTCCCACCTGCCGCCGCCGCAGCAGCAGCGCCCGGAGCCCcagctggtgctgcagctggCGGCCGGGGCTCTGCAGGCGCAGAACTTGGAGCTGTCGGGCGGCGGCCTGGGGCCCGAGTGGCAGGTGCTGCTCGGGCGGGCCGACGCGCTCGCCTACGGGGGGCGGCTGCACGAAGCCCTGCCGCTCTACCAGCTGGCGTCCCGCCACCAGCAGCTGCGGGCggagcagctggagaagctggtggaGTGCCTGGCGCAGAGCGTCCGGATCAAAGAggggctgcccgccgccgggagcggccccccgcagccccgcgaGTGGGACGTCTTCAGGTGCCGCAAATGCCAGGGCTTCCTCTTCGAGCCCGTTTCCTTGCCTTGCGGACACACGTTCTGCAAAAAGTGCCTGGAGAGGGACCGGGCGGCCGAGTCCCGCTGCGTCCTGTGCAAGGAGGAgggcagcgcggcggccggGCAGCTCCTGCGGGTCAATGTCATCCTCAGCAACCTGCTGGCCAAGTGGTTCCCCTGCCAAGTGAAGGCTTCGCAGCTCCGGCACGAAGGGAACCTCTTGTACAAGGAGAAGAAGCTACAAGCCGCCCTGCAGAAGTATAACGAAGCGGTCAGCCTAG CTCCAAATGACCACTTACTATACAGCAACCGGTCCCAGATTAACTCTACTTTGAAAGCTTGTGAAGATGCGTTGCATGATGCAGAAACAGCATGCAGACTCCAGCCATACTGGTTGAAA GGTCACCTAAGGAAAGGACAAGCATTAGCTAATctggggaaaacagaagaagCTTTAAGAGAGTTTCTATTCTGCCTTGCTCTAGATGCTGGGAACAAGACAGCCAAGTCTGAGGCACAAAAG CTTCTACTTAGTTTGTTTTCACTCATCCCGGGAAATGCTCAGGAACACTTACCCGATATCCTGCAGCTGTTGTCACATCACTCTAGATTAAAGGGGAATCTCCTAAATTCAGTGGGATCTGGAGGCACCAGCCATAACCTGCAAAGGTTGCTCAAG GTAAATGTGGAACAGAAAAAGGGTTTTCCTATTCAAGAGGAACCAAATGTAACTACTTCTGGTAGTTTGAGGAAATCTGTACAAATTACAGAGAGCAAAAAGGACTGCTCAGAGGAGGAGAACAAACTCACCTCCATGCCAGAGTCTGCCTTTCTCATTTCTGAGAAGTGCAGCCTCCTGAAAAGGAAGTGCTGCTCAGAGGAGATGCGAAATGCTGAGGTACCCTGCAAACTGATGAAGAAAG ATACAGTTGATACTAAGGGAAATAGTACTGGACAACATATTCCATTTGAATTTGTGGATCCATCAGATTTGGACTGCTCCCTGTGTATGAG GCTCTTCTATGAACCTGTCACTACACCTTGTGGACACACCTTCTGTCTCAAATGTCTTGAGAGATGCCTGGATCACAACCCAAAATGTCCCTTGTGCAAGGAAGGGCTCTCAGAG TGCTTGGCTATGaggaaatactgtaaaacaGTACTAATGGAGGAGTTAATAGCTAGATATCTTCCAGAGGAActcactgaaagaagaaagatttatgAAGAGGAAATAGCAGAGCTTTCCAA CCTAAATAAGAATGTTCCTATATTTGTCTGCACAATGGCTTATCCTACAGTCCCGTGCCCTTTGCACATCTTTGAGCCATGTTATCGCCTGATGATTCGAAGGTGCATGGAGACTGGCACCAAACAATTTGGGATGTGCATCAGTGACCCTGTAAAGGG GTTTGCAGATTACGGCTGCATTCTGGAGATAAGAAATGTTGAATTCTTTGCTGATGGTCGCTCTGTTGTAGACAGCATCGGCAAGAGGAGATTTAAGGTGATACAGCACAGCCAGCGTGACGGCTATAATACAGCAGACATTGAGTACATTGAGGATCAAAAG GTGCAAGGACAAGAGTATGCTGCATTACTTGTTCTCCATGATTCTGTCTATGATCAGGCATATATGTGGTTCAACTCCCTCAAGCAAGCACTCAAAAGTCGAATTCTCAGTCATTTTGGTCCAATGCCAGCTAAGGATCCTGACCCACAG GCTAACCCTAATGGGCCAGCCTGGTGCTGGTGGGTCCTAGCTGTCCTCCCACTTGAGAACAGAGCTCAGCTCCCTTTCCTTGCCATGAAATCCCTCAAAGACCGCTTGAATGGCATTAGACGTGTCCTTACATTCATGTCTCGTACAAGATCGCGGTGA
- the LONRF3 gene encoding LON peptidase N-terminal domain and RING finger protein 3 isoform X2: protein MGSHLPPPQQQRPEPQLVLQLAAGALQAQNLELSGGGLGPEWQVLLGRADALAYGGRLHEALPLYQLASRHQQLRAEQLEKLVECLAQSVRIKEGLPAAGSGPPQPREWDVFRCRKCQGFLFEPVSLPCGHTFCKKCLERDRAAESRCVLCKEEGSAAAGQLLRVNVILSNLLAKWFPCQVKASQLRHEGNLLYKEKKLQAALQKYNEAVSLAPNDHLLYSNRSQINSTLKACEDALHDAETACRLQPYWLKGHLRKGQALANLGKTEEALREFLFCLALDAGNKTAKSEAQKVNVEQKKGFPIQEEPNVTTSGSLRKSVQITESKKDCSEEENKLTSMPESAFLISEKCSLLKRKCCSEEMRNAEVPCKLMKKDTVDTKGNSTGQHIPFEFVDPSDLDCSLCMRLFYEPVTTPCGHTFCLKCLERCLDHNPKCPLCKEGLSECLAMRKYCKTVLMEELIARYLPEELTERRKIYEEEIAELSNLNKNVPIFVCTMAYPTVPCPLHIFEPCYRLMIRRCMETGTKQFGMCISDPVKGFADYGCILEIRNVEFFADGRSVVDSIGKRRFKVIQHSQRDGYNTADIEYIEDQKVQGQEYAALLVLHDSVYDQAYMWFNSLKQALKSRILSHFGPMPAKDPDPQANPNGPAWCWWVLAVLPLENRAQLPFLAMKSLKDRLNGIRRVLTFMSRTRSR from the exons atgggcTCCCACCTGCCGCCGCCGCAGCAGCAGCGCCCGGAGCCCcagctggtgctgcagctggCGGCCGGGGCTCTGCAGGCGCAGAACTTGGAGCTGTCGGGCGGCGGCCTGGGGCCCGAGTGGCAGGTGCTGCTCGGGCGGGCCGACGCGCTCGCCTACGGGGGGCGGCTGCACGAAGCCCTGCCGCTCTACCAGCTGGCGTCCCGCCACCAGCAGCTGCGGGCggagcagctggagaagctggtggaGTGCCTGGCGCAGAGCGTCCGGATCAAAGAggggctgcccgccgccgggagcggccccccgcagccccgcgaGTGGGACGTCTTCAGGTGCCGCAAATGCCAGGGCTTCCTCTTCGAGCCCGTTTCCTTGCCTTGCGGACACACGTTCTGCAAAAAGTGCCTGGAGAGGGACCGGGCGGCCGAGTCCCGCTGCGTCCTGTGCAAGGAGGAgggcagcgcggcggccggGCAGCTCCTGCGGGTCAATGTCATCCTCAGCAACCTGCTGGCCAAGTGGTTCCCCTGCCAAGTGAAGGCTTCGCAGCTCCGGCACGAAGGGAACCTCTTGTACAAGGAGAAGAAGCTACAAGCCGCCCTGCAGAAGTATAACGAAGCGGTCAGCCTAG CTCCAAATGACCACTTACTATACAGCAACCGGTCCCAGATTAACTCTACTTTGAAAGCTTGTGAAGATGCGTTGCATGATGCAGAAACAGCATGCAGACTCCAGCCATACTGGTTGAAA GGTCACCTAAGGAAAGGACAAGCATTAGCTAATctggggaaaacagaagaagCTTTAAGAGAGTTTCTATTCTGCCTTGCTCTAGATGCTGGGAACAAGACAGCCAAGTCTGAGGCACAAAAG GTAAATGTGGAACAGAAAAAGGGTTTTCCTATTCAAGAGGAACCAAATGTAACTACTTCTGGTAGTTTGAGGAAATCTGTACAAATTACAGAGAGCAAAAAGGACTGCTCAGAGGAGGAGAACAAACTCACCTCCATGCCAGAGTCTGCCTTTCTCATTTCTGAGAAGTGCAGCCTCCTGAAAAGGAAGTGCTGCTCAGAGGAGATGCGAAATGCTGAGGTACCCTGCAAACTGATGAAGAAAG ATACAGTTGATACTAAGGGAAATAGTACTGGACAACATATTCCATTTGAATTTGTGGATCCATCAGATTTGGACTGCTCCCTGTGTATGAG GCTCTTCTATGAACCTGTCACTACACCTTGTGGACACACCTTCTGTCTCAAATGTCTTGAGAGATGCCTGGATCACAACCCAAAATGTCCCTTGTGCAAGGAAGGGCTCTCAGAG TGCTTGGCTATGaggaaatactgtaaaacaGTACTAATGGAGGAGTTAATAGCTAGATATCTTCCAGAGGAActcactgaaagaagaaagatttatgAAGAGGAAATAGCAGAGCTTTCCAA CCTAAATAAGAATGTTCCTATATTTGTCTGCACAATGGCTTATCCTACAGTCCCGTGCCCTTTGCACATCTTTGAGCCATGTTATCGCCTGATGATTCGAAGGTGCATGGAGACTGGCACCAAACAATTTGGGATGTGCATCAGTGACCCTGTAAAGGG GTTTGCAGATTACGGCTGCATTCTGGAGATAAGAAATGTTGAATTCTTTGCTGATGGTCGCTCTGTTGTAGACAGCATCGGCAAGAGGAGATTTAAGGTGATACAGCACAGCCAGCGTGACGGCTATAATACAGCAGACATTGAGTACATTGAGGATCAAAAG GTGCAAGGACAAGAGTATGCTGCATTACTTGTTCTCCATGATTCTGTCTATGATCAGGCATATATGTGGTTCAACTCCCTCAAGCAAGCACTCAAAAGTCGAATTCTCAGTCATTTTGGTCCAATGCCAGCTAAGGATCCTGACCCACAG GCTAACCCTAATGGGCCAGCCTGGTGCTGGTGGGTCCTAGCTGTCCTCCCACTTGAGAACAGAGCTCAGCTCCCTTTCCTTGCCATGAAATCCCTCAAAGACCGCTTGAATGGCATTAGACGTGTCCTTACATTCATGTCTCGTACAAGATCGCGGTGA